CCTGAATCTCGTGTGAAGACGGCCAGACATCCTTGAGGAAAACCGGGTTACCGTTCTGATCTTCGCCAAGCGGCTGGGTGGTCAGGTCGAGTTTGACCGTACCCGCGATCGCATAGGCAACGACGAGAGGCGGTGAAGCCAGATAGTTTGCCTGAACGTCGGGCGATACACGGCCTTCGAAGTTGCGATTGCCGGAAAGGACCGATGCCGCGATCAGCCCCTTATCGTTGATCGTCTTGGAAATCGGCGTCAGCAGCGGACCGGAATTGCCGATGCAGGTCGTGCAGCCGAAACCGACGAGGTTGAAACCAAGTGCGTCGAGCGACGTCTGCAGCCCAGCGCTTTCGAGATAGGCGGCAACGACCTGTGAGCCCGGAGCAAGCGATGTCTTGACCCAGGGCTTCGACTTCAGGCCCTTGGCGACGGCATTGCGGGCAAGAAGACCCGCTGCAATCAACACGCTCGGATTCGAGGTGTTCGTGCAGGAGGTGATAGCGGCGATGGCGACATCACCGTGACCAAGATCGTAATCCTCTCCTTCGACCGCATAGCGGGCATCGAGCTGCGTGGTCTTCTTGTATTCTTTCTGCAGCGATTCATGAAAGCCCGACGCAATGTCTTCAAGCGCGATACGGCCCTCGGGACGCTTCGGTCCAGCCATGGATGGTACAACCGTCCCGAGATCGAGTTCCAGCGTGTCGGTGAACACCGGATCAGCCGAGTTTGGCTCGCGCCACATGCCTTGCGCTTTCGAATAAGCCTCGACAAGCGCAAGGCGGTCTTCATCGCGTCCGGACATGTGCATGTAATTGATGGTTTCACGGTCGATCGGGAAAAAGCCGCAGGTCGCGCCATATTCCGGACCCATATTGCCAATGGTTGCACGATCCGCGAGCGTCATGCTTTCGAGGCCAGGTCCGAAGAACTCGACGAACTTGCCGACGACACCCTTCTTGCGCAGCATCTGCACAACAGTAAGAACGAGGTCGGTCGCCGTCACGCCTTCCTTGACCTTGCCGGTCAGGCGGAAGCCGATGACTTCCGGCAGAAGCATCGAAACGGGCTGGCCAAGCATGGATGCCTCAGCCTCGATACCGCCAACGCCCCAGCCGAGTACGCCCAGCCCATTGACCATGGTCGTGTGCGAGTCGGTGCCGACACAAGTATCAGGATAAGCGACGGTCACGCCATCCTCTTCCTTGGTCCACACGCCTTGCGCGAGATATTCGAGATTGACCTGGTGGCAGATGCCGGTGCCGGGCGGAACGACGCGGAAGTTCTTGAATGCCTGCTGGCCCCACTTAAGGAAGCGGTAGCGTTCGCCGTTGCGTTCATATTCGAGATCGACATTGCGTTTGAAGGCCTGGGGATTGCCGAACTCGTCGACGATAACAGAGTGATCGATGACCAGGTCAACCGGAACAAGCGGATTGATCTTTTCCGGATCGCCACCGAGATTGACCATGGCGTCGCGCATCGCTGCAAGGTCCACGACTGCTGGAACCCCGGTAAAGTCCTGCATCAGGACGCGGGCCGGACGATAGGCAATTTCCGCACCGGCACTGCCGCGGTCGACGAGCCAGGCCGCGACGGCCTCGATGTCCTTCTTGAAAACCGAGCGGTTGTCTTCAAAACGAAGCAGATTTTCGAGAAGAACTTTCATCGAGAATGGCAGCTGGGAGATGCCTTCGAGGCCGTTCTTTTCGGCTTCGGTCAAACTGTAATAGACGTATTCCTTGTCACCCACGGCGAGGGTCTTACGACATTTGAAGCTGTCAATCTGAGACATTGTTGCGTTCGTCCTTATGCTGAGGCCTAAACCCGGGACGAACGCCTTTGCCGCGTTTCAAGGACGCGCTAAGGTGCGGGTGCAGTCATTTCCGCTGTCCGTCCCGCAACAGGTCCAATGAACCCGTATCGAGATCGGCCAAAATGGTTTCCACGCCGACCGCTGGCATGGTTGTCAGCTATATAGAGTTTTTCGCTGATCTGTGCCAGACCGGAATTAGTCTAAATTGTGTGCTGCGTCGAAATAATCACGTGGCGTTTCACAAGTACCAAAAAGCGGATCGGTCATGCGGTTAATCGCCGAGAATTTGGGTGGTGAACGGGGAGGAGAACTGTTGTTTTCCGGTCTTCATTTTGCTGTTTCCTCCGGTGAAGCGCTTATGGTGACCGGGCCCAACGGTTCAGGTAAATCGACCCTGCTTCGAATTATCGCAGGTCTGCTTGTCCAGGCGGAAGGAATGCTTCGGCTCGAGGGTGCGCCGGCCGCGTTTGAGGGGCTCGCCGCGGCCGCTCATTATCTT
This is a stretch of genomic DNA from Phyllobacterium zundukense. It encodes these proteins:
- the acnA gene encoding aconitate hydratase AcnA, whose translation is MSQIDSFKCRKTLAVGDKEYVYYSLTEAEKNGLEGISQLPFSMKVLLENLLRFEDNRSVFKKDIEAVAAWLVDRGSAGAEIAYRPARVLMQDFTGVPAVVDLAAMRDAMVNLGGDPEKINPLVPVDLVIDHSVIVDEFGNPQAFKRNVDLEYERNGERYRFLKWGQQAFKNFRVVPPGTGICHQVNLEYLAQGVWTKEEDGVTVAYPDTCVGTDSHTTMVNGLGVLGWGVGGIEAEASMLGQPVSMLLPEVIGFRLTGKVKEGVTATDLVLTVVQMLRKKGVVGKFVEFFGPGLESMTLADRATIGNMGPEYGATCGFFPIDRETINYMHMSGRDEDRLALVEAYSKAQGMWREPNSADPVFTDTLELDLGTVVPSMAGPKRPEGRIALEDIASGFHESLQKEYKKTTQLDARYAVEGEDYDLGHGDVAIAAITSCTNTSNPSVLIAAGLLARNAVAKGLKSKPWVKTSLAPGSQVVAAYLESAGLQTSLDALGFNLVGFGCTTCIGNSGPLLTPISKTINDKGLIAASVLSGNRNFEGRVSPDVQANYLASPPLVVAYAIAGTVKLDLTTQPLGEDQNGNPVFLKDVWPSSHEIQEFITKNVTRKLFSAKYADVFKGDENWQAVKVPAGQTYTWDDQSTYVQNPPYFVGMGKTPGKVNDIKGARILGLFGDKITTDHISPAGSIKAASPAGQYLTEHGVAPLDFNQYGTRRGNHEVMMRGTFANIRIRNHMLGENGREGGYTIHYPTKEEMPIYDAAMQYRSENVPLVVFAGVEYGNGSSRDWAAKGTSLLGVRAVIAQSFERIHRSNLVGMGIVPFVLEDGTSWQSLGLKGDEIVSIDGLATIQPRQKTFATVTYADGSVKQVPLICRIDTIDELEYLKNGGILQYVLRDLAA